The segment GGTGCACACATGCACGAGCACATACGTGCATGCACACATATGATGCTGGGATGCACGCATGTGTTCTGCTCCACCGCCATACATGGAAACAGTGTGCCTATATTCAATGTGgaaatacactcacacacagacttgATCAGGTGGATGAAAGTTGTTAATTTTTTTCCGCTTTAATCATGAGTAGACTGTGCATGATTTCGCCTTTGATTGATGTCCCAGAAAATATTGCGTCCATCTGGGAGATGTAAAGACTAAGtgtgaacattttgttttggctttgtACACGATTTGCTTGTAATGACCCCAAATTAGAGCAGGGGTCAAAGCTGTTATAGAAGTAATTCAAATGAAGGGATGCCATTCCTCACATCACACAGGAATGAAGACAGGGTGTGGGGCCATTTTTGCGTTCTTGCTTCATAAGATTGTAGCAACCTAATCGGCAGAGAAAATGCTggcacatttgtacatttttgtgcTGTTGATACGCTGAAActtcacatttcaacaacaatgtgtggttaggtttgggcacaaaaacacttggttatggttaggaaaacatcatgatttAGCTTAATATATTCAGTTGcgggggcacaatcccagcaggaacaggagcaatgtctctgtaaaaaaatatgtttttttgtggcactatctcgTCAGGTCACGCAGCAAATtctcagtaaaaacaatcacttttcgtggcactgtCCTGGCAGGAACTGAGCAATATCTGGGTAAAAACAATCACTATTTGTGGCACTACCCAGCacgaaatgcagtgatgtcgtGGTTGAAAACGTATGCTTTCGTGGcgctatcctggcaggaaatgcagcaatgtctcagttaaaaacatatgcttttcgtggcactatccctggtggaaaaacagtgacgaggggctacaaaacaaccacatttggTGACTAaagagctgctggaaacactcgctaaaacacaactggttttgctGGTCTTGAACTGTGTTCtgcagtggtttgcagcttggcaggcatctcaccgAGGTGTTAAGCCATCCATCTTCCTCTCTACCTCCCAATgtcaaagtcagctcatacactccATCACTTTACATTGATATGaagcatgaaatgaaatgaaacatattCATGgtgtacagaaacacacagtgccaacattttcttctggcaactgggccgACTGTAGATGTGTCAAAGACAGCCATGGGAATGAAGATCATCACTACTTCCTCTGTTGGTGAAACCATTGCAAGCTGCATTTGTCCTTTAATCCTATTACACAGATTCCACAGCTTGCCAATTAGGATATGCAGGATGTTTTCCACCCGCAATGCTTAGCAAATTCCactaaaagtgaaacaaaaaactataaatgtataaataaacagataaaaagcaacagcaaaacaaagttGACACGATTGCGGGTGACTTTGCCTTAAAATTATCCGCTCCTCAAATTGCGATCATACATTCTTCCCTGTTCTAATTAAACATTAGACTTTATTTGTTCCAGATGCAgctttttttatgtgttatttTGGTAGGGAAACTCTGTGGCATGAGAATGGTGCAGGCCCGCAAGTAAAAGTAGATCCAGCGCAGCTTGTGTGACCATGTTGACTCTGCGCTGGTCCATGTAACCGCAGTGACCCCAACACTGCTGCTCTAATATTCAGATGTCATCTCTCTGCAGTATATATTGTGAGTACAGACTGAGTGGTTCGGCGCATGTGGCACAAGTAAAAGGTTCAGTCATAGGGTTTAAATCAGTAGTGTCACATGTGAGGAGCACATTGAAAGCACACATCAAATGTGCTAATGACAGTGGTGATAAAACCCTTACTGTATGAGTGATAGCAGACATTATGTGTAATGACATCAGTGTGGTGGACAGAGCCGGCCAGGGATGAGGCCCtcgctgtgtctgtgtggtgttTGGGGATGTTGGAATGAAAGACAGCTCTGAGCAGCTCTGTACATACCACCTCAGCGCTGTCTTGAGTATTAATAGACATGTCTTTGTTCCAAGTGACACGCTTCTGAAGTGGAATGAGACAAGCTGAGGCGATAAGgatctcctctctctgtgtgagtCAAACCTCAAAGTACCACTTAGGCGGCTTTGCTTCTGCTCTCTGAAGTTTGGCGAGCCGACGGGAGGCCGGgctcagacaacagcagagacgGAGACACTGACAGGAGCTGTCAAGGGCTTTTTCCCCTGCTCGTGTTTTTAGAGGACGATAATGCAGAAATGAAGTTTGTAGTCGTCCAGGCCTGAGCCCTCTGGTTTTACTTATCTGCCTCTGCTTAGGGAGGAAACGGGcgaggagagaagacagagagtaAAGTTAAACGACTGTGTGTACaagtgtgaaagagaaagagattaTTTGTTGATGAAAAAACTGTGATCAAGGAGAAGAGACAGACAAGGGAGGGTGAGCGGAgaaagggggagggagaggggtcATTAAAAGGACACCATCTCGCTTGCAGTAAATGGCAGTAAAGTATCTGGCTAATCTGCCATCATTACGCTGATTAAATCACCAGGGATTTGGCGTTCCCATCAGCTGCAATCAATGGGGCAAAATCAATAGACAGGGGATACGTGAGAGGCTCTCAGCCACGGTCAAGCTGCACCTCGTCCTGAGCCACAGCTCCATCTGTGGACTGCACcactaaacatttttatattagcGTCAATAAAAGTTAAATGACATGGATTTGGGGATTTTTATATTAACCGTTTTATGAAATAGTGCGGTTCCCTGGAGTTTGTAGCCATGTCTTTTCCCTCACACGTCTGTATTTAAATCTaatccctcttcctctctgtggcCAGCAGCACTCATTCACTCTCCCCttacttttttcctctcacttATTGATTCACCTCAAAGATGGCGCCTGTGCTGTCACCCAGTTTTAATGTTCGGACCTAAATGTTAATTAAGGTTAAAACTGAAAGGAAAACAAGTcaggaaaacataaaataaaatatgtagtGGAAACAAATTAAAGCAGAGCCCCATTAAAGACACAGCAATGCCTCTTGCCAAAGTCTCAGTGTTGCCAAGTAGAACTCACTAAGCacagtttttctgttttaagaTTATGCCAGAAcgaaaggaaacaaaaaggaTGCCAAAAAAAGCAATTCAGAACTCCCAtggcaaaacaaaaagacattttaaacacattcaAACAGATGTAAGCCACCAACATTGATTAATAATGTGAaatacagaaatacatttttataaataaaatagttcTCTAGTGGAGAGTTATAGCCTGTAAGAATATTGATGCCACTCTCATGTCTTTATGCTAAACATTAGCTTATCTTAACAtaacataaagactgaaaatggGGTAACGGCTAGCTTGCCTTCGTCCAAAtttaacaaaatctgcctaccagttttattttatcattcatTTATGTTTGGTTTTACTGTAAAGATATTTTGAAGTGCACCATTTGTTTTCTTGCAGAAAGTTAGATATggagattgataccactctcatatctgtacaTTAATTATGAAGCTAGTGACAGGAgttgattagcttagcttagcttagcttagcatctTAACATAGGCTACCACAAAAACTGGAAACAGGTTAACAGCTTGTCTGGCTTTGTCTAAAGGTCATAAAATCCACCTACTAGTTTTTACCTTTACCATTCAgcaatgtttgattttactAAAAAGGATAGTTTGATATTTATATAAAGCTAGTGAGAGGAGTTGATTAGCTTATCTTAGCGttaagactggaagcaggggggaACAGTTAATGTTAGCCTGGCTTTGGCTTAAGGTAACAGTTGCATTTGTTATGTTTGGATTTACtgtaaaggaatagtttgacattcaAGGAAGTCAGTTTTCTTTCAGAGACTTAAATGAGAAGATTTATATTACTCTCATGTCTGCATGCTAAATATTAGCTTATCTTAACATAGCCTAGCATAAAATCAAGAAAGGGGTTAACGGCTAGCCTGTTTTTGTATAAAGGTGACAAAATGTGCCTGctagtttttaatttaatcattaacTTATGGTTGATTTTACTATAAAGCATAGTTTGATGTTGAAGCTAGTGACAAGAGTTGCTTAGCTTAGCGTAAAGACTGAAAGCAGGGGGaaatagctaatgttagcctagcTTTGTCTCAAGGTGACAAAATCcgaatgtcttttttttatcattaagtgttggatttagtgtgaaggaatagtttgacatctTAGGAAAGACATTTTCTTTCCaggagttagatgagaagattgatatcagtctcatgtctgtatgctaaatatTAACGTTCCCTCTTATCTTAACATAGCCTGGCATAAGGACTGGAAACGGGctaacagctagcctggtttTGTATGTGACAATATGCCTTCTAGTGTTTACATTTATCATTAAGTTATGTTTGATTTGACTATAAAGGATGGTTTGATATTTATATATGAAGCTAGTGACAGGACttgattagcttagcatagcatacgGACTAAAATcaggtggaaacagctagcctagctctgcccaaaagtaacaaaatcagatttttttccgTCTATCATTAAGTTGTTTGGATTTACTGTAAAGTTTGTGTGGTGTGACAGTTTGACATTtaaggaagtgtgtgttttaaagtcTAATGAGAAGGCTGATAATTACCACTCTCAAATCTATACATTAAATAAGAAGCTAGTATCAAGAgttgattagcttagcttagcataaagactggaagcaggggaaaacagctagcccagctctgtccaaaggtgaAAAACCTAGTAGCGCCCAAAGACTGAAAAAATAATGGGCATTGCCACCTTGACGTCCCTCACTGATTTGTGGACTCCCTTTTTGAAGCCTCCAGGTCGGCATTTTGGCTGTGGCCATCTTAGACTTTTTGAGCCAGATGTGACTcaaggtgaccatatttgattGACATGGTGGAGCTGGGGAGGAGCGACGGATGTATCTGACCATTTAGCCTAGCTTAGGTCTTAATCATGCATAACTGTAAGTCTTGTATGTAATGTATCCCTCATACTGTTGTCATTGACAGGTAAATTAGCTATGGAGAGCAAAACTGTTCTTTgagccaggctgtaaacatgtttatttctgctgaaaATTTGGACATTTCAACATGGGGTTTATGGTGATtgacttttggagccagcctcaagtggccatttgagaaactgcagtttttggcacttcatgttggcttcatttttcagctttcaAGGTTACTGCTTGTCAGCAACTCTTAAACTCACAAATTAACACATTATGtctcattttttaaatccttACAAAAAGTAAATGTAGAAATGACATGTTTGGGTTAAAGGATGGTTATGTGCTGGACTATATTTTGACTAAGAGCAGTGTTTTCTCCCTCTAGCTGATAActcatcatctttttttaacCCTCAGacagccaggctagctgtttccccctgtttccagtcttaatgTTAAGCTAGTCTGCTGGCTGTAgattcatatttactgtacagacatgagagaggTAGTCTATTGATGTTCTCATCTAGCTCTCTACAAGAAAACAAATTAGCTTGTTTCCCCAGAACTTCAAACTATTCACTTAAAGTCAAACATAACTACGATAAAACCCTGTGCTTCTGTTTCCAAGTTGTACCATATCCTGTATGTGAAACCGAAgtattattttctttgtctttcagaATGAGGCAGTGTAAAGGATGGAGTgtggtggtgctgctggtgctgtTGGGTCTTGGAGCTTTTGCCCAGAAGCTGCCCACGAGAGACGAAGGCCTCTTCCAGATGCAGATCAGAGACAAGTCGCTGTTCCACGACTCCTCCGTCATCCCAGATGGAGCTGAGATCAGTGGCTACCTGTTCAGGGACACACCCAAAAGGTATGAGCTGCTCATACAAACAGTGGCTGAAAGAATGACATAACCATTAAGTGATCAAAAACATGTTATGAGTTATGAGTGCAAAAAGGGAGCCAGGTCCACCTTCTGCTGCTGACTGAGCCATAACAATCACCAAGGAAAACATTAAACTTGCTGATGGCCACTTAGATCAGATGTTGCTCTGAAACATGATCTATTATGTAGAtgcaaaaactaaataataaatgaGACAGTCGTGTTCGTGTAATTGAGTGTCTGTCAGCTCAGAGCGAGAGAGACCAAGGTCAGTGCTACAATAATACCATTACATACTACAGTCTCCCAACAGTCTGCTCAAGCATTTACCCCGAACATTATTTTGGATAACGTCAAAATGTGATGAAGCAATGTCAATATTgggtctttttaacctgttatTTTCCACAGGTACTACTTTGTGGTGGAAGAAGACAACACACCCCTGTCTGTGACCGTGACACCTTGTGATGCTCCTCTGGAGTGGAAACTGACTCTGCAGGAGCTGCCAGAAGAGGCCAGTGGAGAGGGATCAGGTATAATTGACATCAGGCAGCAGTGGAAGAGGTTAATGACACGTTGCGTGGAAATATCACTATCCCCCCCACACAATTAACCTACGCAGTGATGTTAGGCTTTGTGTTTTGGTGGGTTTTAATTAAGTCACAGTCGTAGTGTCTAGTCTGACCACTTATGATGTCTGACTCGGCCCAAGCTGACGTCTATAATTTCAGAGAAGGGCTCCACTCTAGTCACCCTGCTGAATCAAAGCCATTACATCCCTTTACTTAAGCTGTCTTGGTCTTCTTAAGGTAAATCCTGCtgcactctgtctgtctgtcttccttcctcttccttagctcagtcttttttttcttgtctgccTCACATTAAAACTTTCTCCATCTGGAGGGTGTCCTTTCAACACAGCAGGTCTTGCCAGATGACCAAAGCAGTGGTTTAGAGCGTACGTGTGTGATGTGAGCATATATTTGAATATCAATACATGAGCacctgcgtgtgtgtctgtgctcttGTCAGATCAAATATTACAAAATGATTTATTGGGTTGTTACACTGTTAAAGACACGCACCTTGCCTCAAGAGAAAAGAATTCATCCCTAAGTAGAAAATTAATGTCAAATTCGGACCCAACACACGCAGCTTCGTTGGTAGAAGTCTGATTTCACTTCACACAGTGTTTTGGAGCAACAGTTGAACCAGTGAACTTCTTCCCGTCTTTGCAGCTCTTTTTGCTAAACGTCTCTAGTGGGAGTAAATCTTTGAGCATTAATTTTTAGTACACCACTGAGCACACTCTCTGGTTGACAAACATAATATTATGCTTGGGGCCGTCTCTCTCACGTAGAAGCTACAAGGCGCCTCTTTGTAGCACAGCTTCCCCGGAAAGGCCGAGTGAATGCTGGCCTGTGATCTTTGGGGATGTTTGGAGTGAAAACATGGCTGCCATGTGAGGGGCTAATCGTCCATGAGGCTTGCGGAGCTTCATCGTGACCTTGCAGCATCAACATTTTTAGCATGGGAAGAAATAATTTTTCATCAAAGCCAAAAATGAAATAGAAGAAAAATATTGTAAAGGTCATGACTACAGATCGGATTCAGTATCATGGAAGGAGCTCATGTTGTGCCTATTTGTTTTCCAGGGGAGCCTGAACCTCTGGACCAGCAGAAACAGCAGGTGACCGTAGACGAGGGGACCGAGCTCTTCACCTACAAGGGTAACGATGTGGAAGCCTATGTGGCCACCAGCACGCCCTCTGGCCTCTATCAGCTGGAGCTGCTGTCCacagagaaagacagcaacTTCAAGGTGTACGCAACCACAACTCCAGAGTCTGACCAGCCCTACCCGGAGCTGCCCTACGACCCTCGAGTGGATGTGACCGCACTGGGCCGTACCACTGTCACCCTGGCTTGGAAGCCGACACCGACGGGCTCTCTGATGGGCCAGCCTGTCCAGTATTGTGTAGTGATCAACAAGGAGCACAATTTCAAGAGCATGTGCGCTGCTGAAGCCAAGATGAGCGTTGATGATGCCTTCATGCTAGCTCCAAAACCTGGCAGAGACTTTAGCCCGTTTGACTTTGCCCACTTTGGCTTTGTGCCCTCTGACAATGGGTTTGGCAAGGACAGAGGCCTCACAAGTAACAAGATCTCACGGGCGTATGCAGTTAAGCCCAGAGCATCAGACATTCAGAAGGTGTGCATtggcaataaaaacattttcactgtgtCAGACCTGAAGCCAGACACACAGTACTACTTTGACGTGTTTGCTGTGAACTCTGCAACCAACACCAGCACAGCATACGTGGGAACATTTGCCCGCACTAAAGAGGAAGCTCGCCAGAAGACGGTGGAGCTGAAGGACGGCAAAGTATCGGATGTTTTTATCAAGAGAAAGGGCAGCAAGTTCCTGCGCTTTGCTCCGGTGTCTTCCCATCAAAGGGTCACTCTATTTGTCCACACATGTCTGGACGCCGTGCAGGTGCAGGTGAGGCGTGACGGCAAGTTGCTGCTCTCCCAGAACGTGGAGGGTGTACGGCAGTTCCAGCTGCGAGGAAAGCCAAAAGCCAAGTACCTGATCCGTTTGCGGGGCAGCAGGAAAGGGGCCTCCACTTTGAAGGTGCTAGCCACCACAAGACCCAGCAGCAAGCAGCCCTTCCCGTCACTTCCGGAGGATACGCGCATCAAAGCCTTTGACAAGCTGCGCACCTGCTCCTCCGCCACCGTGGCCTGGCTGGGCACGCAGGATCGCAACAAATACTGCATTTACCGCAAAGAGGTAGCTGACAATTACGGCGAGGAGCAGCGACGCCGGGAACAAAACCAGTGCGCTGGGCCAGAGACCCGCAGGAAGTCAGAAAAGGTCCTGTGCAAGTACTTCCACAGTCCGAACCTGCAGAAAGCTGTGACCACAGAGACCATCACAGGTCTGGAACCAGGCAAGACCTACCTGCTGGACGTTTACGTGGTGGGACACAGTGGTCACTCAGTGAAATACCAGAGCAAACTGGTGAAAACAAGGAAATACTGCTAAATGACTCTGCAAAGAATAAAtctattataaatatatatattaaataagTTTATTTAACTCTAAGTGATATTCTACTAAGGAGTGTATACAGACTGACTACTCACACAGCGGATGGGCCTGTGGCAGTGACTGAACTGTTTGTAGAGAGAGATATCAACctgtatatttatgtttacatttcattgtgGCACCTCTGGGTGGCCCAAAGTGTGGGGTGCTTCGTTACCGGGCTTGTCGTCTTGACATGATGTTGCCACTGGGGAGGCAGAACTTCAAAGAAGATCATCTTTCATCCTGTATGTTTCTTTGTCGCTGCATGACATTTGCTTTTGTCCGTCATATTTGTGCATTCCTTCAGTTTCAAGTCACCGGAGGAGATACAGTAGCTACCCGCGTTGTATAGATCTCTCACTGCATATTCACTACATGTTTTAGGAggaatttaaattattttatacttttttcGTCTCTCTTTttgattgtctgtttttattgatgACAATAATAACTGTTACGAGGAAATTCCAGTTTTATGAGGAAGTTGTCGTAGTTCAGACATTCCCTTATGTATCTCAGCCAGTGTTCGCTCTAGAGCCCATCTTGTAAATGTGTTCTGTGCTGGAGATCTGTGTTATTATCACTGTATCGCTGTGTGTGTCACATGTACAGAGTTGTCCTGCCAATATTCATGTACATAAACACTAAATATAGAACGAGTAATCCCTCTGTCACCCCGGGTGTCATGTTCTTTTGCCAAGCAGTTAACATCACAGTCATGGCTCCAGAGATGAAAGAGCACATTGCGTATTGTGTTTATAGACACAGACGTCTAAATTAGGGTTGCATAAGCAGAACTTGATACATGGAGTGATTTGAAATGATAACTTGATCCTCAAAATGATTTGTGACAAGTAGAGGCCGACAGAGGATGAATTATTTGCTGGAAATAACTTTCAAGACACAAGTGGTGCTCAAGCTCTACTAAAAAAATATTACCTCTTGGCACCGTTGTTTGCAGTCAGATCAGTGTCTCATTGACTGACATCCTCATAGATGTACAGTAATAAATCAGTGCGTCTCAGCACACTTATGAGTGCGTCTCTATATTTTATGTTGaggaatttaaaaacaaaaaaagcaaacttAGTAGTGGTCTCACTTAAGAAAGTCAAAACAGAAAAGTTTGTTTTATCCCAGGGAGTACAGAGCATGTGTTTCACATGGTAAAACAGTTACACTTTATACAGCAGTGCTCTGTACACTGATCTCCTTGATGGTGAAGTACAAATGCAGCCACACAGGATGTTGTCAGTTAGGAAATTTGAGGTTCATACATGAAATGTTTGATCTCAGTGGGTGGAGAAACAGGTCTAAAGATTCAGGGTCTACAGTACTGAAATAACTCTTACCGTGACTTGTTTATATAATTTGTGTTATATAATATAACAAACCATTTATTGTGTTCATCTTCTTTTTTAGGTTAAAGTGACGCCATGTAACAGATATAATATAGACATAATATAACCCTCCCTTTGATTCTACAAATTAAAGGTTGGATTCATAAGCAATAGAGTGCACCATAAAAacatatatcacaatatttttcttACCATATAGGTGGGTATATTCTGTATACCTGTGTACACCCACTActccaccactgctgctaaTTTCAAATAAGTCCATCACTTTGCTgtaatgcaaatgtaatgtaaaatcaGCAAAAAACCTTGCGATATTTCAACATTCAAAACCTGAGATGATTTAAATTAGAATAATGATATGATATTGAAATATTGCTCAGCTTTAAGTGCTACAATCATACTTGGTATCGTTATGACCAGCAGTGTATCTGACATTACTGAGTCAGTTTGCCAACTTTGTAATATTGCTTTACTTGTGCTTCTGCCACAATATGCTAGCACGTCACAgataaacttttaaaataaatatggtagttttttattttttattttttttaattcttttaagACTGCTAACAAATGCAATAAAATGTGGAAATGTATTTAGTTATAACAACTAAGCAGGTTACTTCCACTGCTGTCTGTAGCCGTGCAGAGAAAAGTGGCAAAGTaagattgttttctttgtgacaTCGACGCACTAACATGCCAAAGAGCTGCTGTACGACTGACATGCTCATTTTAAGCGCAGGCTTGACCACTTTAAAGAACTTTACCTATACTcgtatttaaattattttagtaTGAAGGTAGTGGTATCATATTCATGAGTTTTCGCTCAAGGATTCAAAATAATTGAACGTCATGTTGGCCTCAATATTCTTCAATTGAAATGTAACTCAGTGTTGTGAATGAACCAGAATGGATAAAAACCTGAAGCTCACTCAAGATTTTGTCGTGCACAGGTCACAGAATGCACACCACCTTTCCCCCAAACAAAGATGGCGGAGATCTTGTTGCTTCACTTTGACTTTGAAAATATCTATCAAGAGTTTGCAAGCATGAGCTTACATTAGCCACCATAAGCTTCTGGTCATACTAGATAAAGTAAGGTTGTAGCAGTAACACCCACGAATGTATTAAAGTGACGAATGATGCATTTTATTGCTTAGGAATTCAACTTTTTATTTGTAAGAGGAAGAATAAGTTATTTCTTCTTTTAGAAGTTACATAGTTTTGTCTTCAAACAGAAAGATAATTAAGATTTTTGCTCTTgatttttggatatttttttaatgacaccatttcaaaattaaaaaaaagaaaagaaactggTGATACTACACAGGccaccatctctgaagcaatcTTTCTGTTCACCTACCCCTACTTAAGTGCgtacacttaaaaaaacacaagctcCAAATTTGGGAGAATGGGGTGACTTGCAATAGTATTTAACCATTAGACACAGTTAACCACAAATAAGCAAAGAGAAAAGCCAGACACACATCAGTGCACATATCCACACGTTCCAATTAAGAGTAGTCTCAGGTGAATGGAAATGCTCTCTCTGTTGTGGCCAAGAAAAGCAGCTGTTGCTCTTGAATTGCCATGTTTCCATCCCGACCCTGACTCTGGGTAGCTGCACTCAGATTCATCGCCACAACTCACTGTCAATCACACGCTCCTGGTCAGAGGAAATGCAGGGAGGCTTCACCTGGCTTCCATTAACCTGCCATTGCCCTGGAATAATGTGGAGGAGCTTCCAGAGAGCTGTGAGAGTGTCATGGATATCCCTGTAAAGTGCCACTAATAAAGCTGGCCAGCTCTGCTCAAATGTTATCCTGCATGTGTGAATGAGATCTGCTGTGAAGGCCTTGACGTCGTTAAAGAATCCCCTGCTCTCTGGTCAACTCGAGAGGTCTAAGATGGAAAAAATGCACAGACACTTCTATTTTGCCAGCGTGCTTCAGGAGATCTCCTCACAAACACTCACGCAAACATACGCATACAGAGAAACCTCTATCCGAGAGCTAACCATCTGCAGGGCTGTCCGTGTTTATCTTCTGCGTGGTAATGAGCGCAGGGCTTTGATGTATGAGTTTGTATATATGTGTGCACATGGAGCAGGGTAAGGAGTGGAGACAGACATGTAGTGCCCGGGTAAGTGGTGGAGTAATCACAGCAGTGCACGAGAGACCTGGCTCTGATTCCTGGTTTGGTTAGTTTGACTTGCCACCACATTGGATTCAGACTGATGTGAGGGACAAGCCTGAGCAGATGAAACAAGCTCATAACGTCTCGGTTAAACTGTGGATGTAAATGACTGACGGACTCATAGTGCCAGAAAAGTTGAGCTTTGTACATTGAATAAATACCCCAAGTCATAAAttcaacacttttgtttttgctcccatttttcatgagtttaGATCAAAGATCTGAGACTTAATATGCAGGAAATGTGCCACAGATGCTGCATTGCAGAATGGCCTTTTATTGCAACCAGCCTGAGGCACACCTGTGTCGTAATCATGcagtttaatcagcatcttgatatgacACACCTGTTAGGTGGAAACAGAGGAGTGCTCActgacattttaacaaaaaaaaatttgagAGCAACATTGGAAAATAACTCTTTTGTGTGCATAGAAAAAGTCTAAGatctttaaatgtccagtgtgtaggatctttgcagataaatacactgcaacACACTTCTAGCGGGTCagaagtgatgattgagagggattactttcaTATGAGTCCATACTTTATTTGCTAAGGAAAACCCTGCAAGGTGTAGGCTACCTTTAATTCAAACTTGTGCACTTTCAAGAAAAAGTTTGCCACCACCTTGTATGATAAATAGGCCAAGAAGCTGCAGCCTACagattagcttagcataaagactggaaacagggggaacaCGT is part of the Epinephelus moara isolate mb chromosome 10, YSFRI_EMoa_1.0, whole genome shotgun sequence genome and harbors:
- the ndnf gene encoding protein NDNF; translation: MRQCKGWSVVVLLVLLGLGAFAQKLPTRDEGLFQMQIRDKSLFHDSSVIPDGAEISGYLFRDTPKRYYFVVEEDNTPLSVTVTPCDAPLEWKLTLQELPEEASGEGSGEPEPLDQQKQQVTVDEGTELFTYKGNDVEAYVATSTPSGLYQLELLSTEKDSNFKVYATTTPESDQPYPELPYDPRVDVTALGRTTVTLAWKPTPTGSLMGQPVQYCVVINKEHNFKSMCAAEAKMSVDDAFMLAPKPGRDFSPFDFAHFGFVPSDNGFGKDRGLTSNKISRAYAVKPRASDIQKVCIGNKNIFTVSDLKPDTQYYFDVFAVNSATNTSTAYVGTFARTKEEARQKTVELKDGKVSDVFIKRKGSKFLRFAPVSSHQRVTLFVHTCLDAVQVQVRRDGKLLLSQNVEGVRQFQLRGKPKAKYLIRLRGSRKGASTLKVLATTRPSSKQPFPSLPEDTRIKAFDKLRTCSSATVAWLGTQDRNKYCIYRKEVADNYGEEQRRREQNQCAGPETRRKSEKVLCKYFHSPNLQKAVTTETITGLEPGKTYLLDVYVVGHSGHSVKYQSKLVKTRKYC